Within Candidatus Rokuibacteriota bacterium, the genomic segment CCCGCCCCGGCGCGCGCCCTCAAGCCTCGGGAGCGGCGCACGCCCAAGAGGCGGGCCGCGTGATGGCCCGCATGAGGTTGGAGCCCGCGGTCGCGCTGTCCCCCGAGGACGTCAGCTCCAAGCTCGCCGGCGTGAGCCTGGAGCTGGACACGATCGAGGCGGCGGCCTGGCTGCTGGATCAGCTTGAGGTTGGAGAGTTGGGCTTCCTGCGGATGGACAAGAAGACGGCGCCGCCAACCTGGTGGTCAACCGTCGAGGGCGACCGCGAGAATCTCAGCGGGGCGCTGGAGCGCTGGGCGGTCGAGAGCATCAGTCGTAGCGTGCAGGAGATCCGCGCTGGCCTCCGCGCCGTACATCCGCAGGAGGTGTCTCTGCAATGACCACCGAGCTCGTCGCGATGAGCGCCTCTGACGAGCTGGCCCATCTCTGCCCAGGCTGCCGCCGGCCCTACGTGTGCACCGTGATGGCTCGCCATCGCGTCAGCCCAGGGAGGAACGATGGGGATTCCACGCATCGGCCGGCCTGACCTCCGCGGGGCGCGGGAGCCGATTGACCCGCTCCGTGGACGGCTCACCGCGCCGTCCGACGCGCTCCGGCGCTTCCTGGAGGCGCCGGACGTGGTGGGACAGCTCGAGGTGCTGCCGGCCGTGCTCAGCGACGTGGCTGCGCGCTTACGGCCACTGGCACGACACGAGAAGGATCTGGAAGCGCTCGCGCGGCTCGACGCCGTCCAGGAGCGGGCGTGGGCGCTCTGGCTTGCACTCGCCACAGCGGCCGACGAGGAGAGTTCTCTGAAACGATCGCCGCGCCCTTGGCGCCGGCCGAGCGCGCCGGCTGAGGGGCGGAACGTCGAGACGCCGGCCGTGCAGACGTCTGCACAGGGCCCGGCCACGGGGAGGGGCTGATGGCCAAGGTCAAGAAACGTGTCTGGTACAGTCGCGGCCCCACGGGCCACAAGGTGCGGAAGGTCTCCTGGGGCTACACGCTCCAGGTGGACGACAAGCAGGAGCGGATCTTCCGGGCGGAGTGGACGGAGGACGACGCGGAGCAGGCGCTCGCGAAGCGGCTGCTCGAGAGGGACAGGCCGAAGGCGAAGCCGATCGCGCTGGGCGAGGCGGCCGAGCGGTATGAGCAGGCGAAGGCCCGGAAGCAATCCCTCGGGGGCGACAAGCTCATCCTGAAGCGGCTCCTCGCCCACTTCGGGCGGGAGAGACGGCTCGACAAGATCACGGCCGAGGCGATTAGCCTCTACCGGGACGGGCGCCTCAGCATTCCATCAGAGCGCCGGAAGGACGCGGAGGGCAAGCGGCGCCCCCTCGGCGTGGCCACCGTCAACCGCGAGCTGGCGCTGCTCAGGCATCTGCTCCGACTCGCGCACGAGGAATGGGGCGCCCTGGCAGCTGTCCCGAGGATCCGGTTGGGGAAGGAGCCAGAGGGCCGCATTCGCTGGCTCGAGCCCGGCGAGGAGGGCGAGCTGCTGGCGGCCTGTCAGAAGTCGAGGAACCCGAACCTCGTCAAGATCGTCACCGTCGCCCTGGAGACCGGCATGCGGTACGGCGAGGTCCTGGGGCTCACGTGGGACCGGGTGGACTTGAGCCGCGGGGTGCTCCGCCTGGAGCGAACGAAGAGCGGCAAGCGGCGCGAGGTGCCCATGCGCCAGCCGGTCTACAACCTCCTGGCCGCGATGCCCGAGCCACGCGAGGGGCGGCTCTGGCCCGACAAGCTCATCCGCACCGCCTTCGAGAACGCGGTGTCGGAGGCCAAGCTCGAGGACTTCCGCTTCCACGACTGCCGCCACCACTTCGCCTCGTGGTTCATGATGCGCGGCGGCAGCCTCCAAGCTCTCCAGAAGATCCTGGGGCACGCCACGCTGGCCATGACCTCCCGGTACGCCCACCTGAGCCCGAGCTACCTGCGGAGCGAGATGGAGCGGACGGCCACACCGACCGAGGCCTCCGTCAGCACACAGTCAGCACATGAGGCCGCGCCGGCCGCGGTGGCGGTGGAGAAGTAGCGGAAAAGATGGAGCCGGGGGCGGGAGTTGAACCCGCGACCTATCGATTACGAATCGATTGCTCTGCCACTGAGCTACCCCGGCTGGTCGGTGACCGGCACGAGCGGCGGGCGCCAGTATAGCACCCGGGAACGCCTCGTTCACTCCTGCGGGTCCCCCAGCGGGGCGGCCTCGAGCAGCCTGAACCGCTGCTGCTCCGACCAGGGCGGCGGCAGGTGGGCGACGATCAGGTTCCGGAACTCCGCCGCCAGCTCCGGGTGGAGCTCGGGACGTCCCGCCACGAGCTCCGCCAGGCCTTCCGGGTCGTCGTAGGCGCGGCGGCTGACGGCCGCGACGTGCCGGAAGAAGCGCCGCACCCGCCTGTCCACCTGCGCCTCGGAGAAGCTCCGGGCGACCCGGGCCAGCGCCTCGGTGAAGAGTGAGTCGAGCTTGAGAAAGCCCGAGACCCTCATGGCGCAGTACGTGACGCCGTCGGGGCCTTCTACGTGCTCGCTGTCGAGGAGGACGACGAGCCGCCCTGAGAGGGTTGGCAGCAGAGGTGGGGCGTAGCGGCCTGAGAGGTGGAAGAGGCGCCGCCCCGGGGCGGCGAAGACCGGCGTGAGCCAGCCGCGCGCGCCGCGGCCATCGTCGGCCTCGTAGGCGTCGCCCACACGCCTCAGC encodes:
- a CDS encoding site-specific integrase, translated to MAKVKKRVWYSRGPTGHKVRKVSWGYTLQVDDKQERIFRAEWTEDDAEQALAKRLLERDRPKAKPIALGEAAERYEQAKARKQSLGGDKLILKRLLAHFGRERRLDKITAEAISLYRDGRLSIPSERRKDAEGKRRPLGVATVNRELALLRHLLRLAHEEWGALAAVPRIRLGKEPEGRIRWLEPGEEGELLAACQKSRNPNLVKIVTVALETGMRYGEVLGLTWDRVDLSRGVLRLERTKSGKRREVPMRQPVYNLLAAMPEPREGRLWPDKLIRTAFENAVSEAKLEDFRFHDCRHHFASWFMMRGGSLQALQKILGHATLAMTSRYAHLSPSYLRSEMERTATPTEASVSTQSAHEAAPAAVAVEK